The proteins below are encoded in one region of Rhizobacter sp.:
- a CDS encoding DUF2160 domain-containing protein: MFEWMAWTPPVAIFFTSIVLMLIGMTVWELKSPTTMRKGWLPMETTRGDRLFIGLLTAAYVNLAFVAVSEKLMTWLSLENEPSIWISFVISMALLALIMRKG, translated from the coding sequence ATGTTTGAGTGGATGGCCTGGACCCCTCCGGTCGCGATCTTCTTCACCAGCATCGTCCTCATGCTGATCGGCATGACCGTGTGGGAGCTGAAGTCGCCGACCACGATGCGCAAGGGTTGGCTTCCCATGGAGACGACGAGAGGCGACCGCCTCTTCATCGGCCTCCTCACCGCCGCCTACGTCAACCTCGCCTTCGTCGCCGTGAGCGAGAAGCTGATGACCTGGCTGAGCCTGGAGAACGAACCCTCGATCTGGATCAGCTTCGTCATCTCGATGGCACTGCTCGCGCTGATCATGAGGAAGGGCTAG